The Caproicibacterium lactatifermentans genome contains a region encoding:
- a CDS encoding PD-(D/E)XK nuclease family protein — MLHLLLGRAGSGKTFSIRERLHSMAKGGQTQLFLLVPEQASFDNERALLKLLGPKDAQRVQVLSFSRLCDALARSYGGGAGRRLTDGGRVILMSQALEQIKDTLQFYRRSAQGTELIQMLLDANAEFKSCGISPRDLHNAAIQSDKSVLRQKLEELSQILDCYEALVAQSWVDPQDDLTRAAACLGKHSFFQGADVFIDEFQSFTKQQYGVLRFVMRQAQEVTVSLCTDTLEDSEHGMGLFSIVRQTAYSFIRLANEENVPVASPEKLPAGIRYYFDDLRELEAYFYRTENIQSAVTAKHVTLYEAANPYEEASFVASAIRHLLMKGQCRARDIAVVARDMDSYRDILDTALDTYEIPYFMDEARDITHEPLMRFVLAAFAAVRTGYDSETIFTYLKTNLTGITPDVTAVLENYCFTWQISGKTWHQPFTLNPDGFTGSFTPDEQKRLEGLEKARRQIINPLEAFAKVTLHTDGVSIAKAVYQLLQDAEVPKHLKELAAALEQAGSPSLADDTLRLWDVLMQVLDQCALVLGEQPIARSRFEELLRMVISDSQISSIPQGLDQVTVGAADRIRIESPKVVFLLDAAKEDFPKAPGTAGVFSFAERLSLIDGGLPLNDTMAGVDVQERFLAYAAVSAPSCHLYLSWPTVDTGGNTKLPSSIVTETQRILKNVSVQTAFTLPTAFFSSSRKAAFSQLARSWGQKADEQEATLQALFSQEQDAPQLAAVRRAAEHTPLCFAEQSRAKELFHADMRISASQAETYAKCPFQYFCQYGLQAKERRTAELDPMEYGSLMHDLLERLFSSFCAQELKDMQEEKLNQLILSFIYDYVNEKMGIHAENIPRFQHLLFRAAQAAFVIARHVAEELCQSEFVPSDFELPIGPQGVPGIHLALPDGGSVELIGKVDRVDTWEEEGHTWIRVIDYKTGQKRFALSDVLYGIDMQMLLYLAALCKNGKEKYKNPIPAGVLYMPASVSAVLVERTEEHKRDKQQKQLCMNGLICSDTKVIKAMEQGAGGKYIPVKQNKNGDYRKTDAMVTEKELNSILRYTEKQLQEMGRQLHSGNVQAMPLEDACQWCPYTSVCGHEENGPVREETVQKQNEILQQIHKEEGEKDR, encoded by the coding sequence ATGCTGCACTTATTGCTGGGCAGAGCCGGAAGCGGAAAGACATTTTCCATTCGGGAACGCCTGCATAGCATGGCAAAAGGAGGACAGACACAGCTATTCCTGCTCGTCCCGGAGCAGGCTTCATTTGACAATGAACGTGCATTGCTGAAACTGCTTGGGCCAAAAGATGCACAGCGTGTACAGGTACTCAGCTTTTCCCGCCTGTGTGATGCGCTTGCAAGAAGTTACGGCGGCGGCGCCGGGCGGCGGCTGACGGACGGCGGCCGTGTCATTCTAATGAGTCAGGCATTAGAACAAATAAAAGATACACTTCAATTTTATCGGCGCAGTGCACAGGGAACCGAACTGATTCAAATGCTGTTGGATGCCAACGCTGAATTTAAGTCCTGCGGGATTTCCCCACGGGACCTGCATAATGCAGCGATACAATCGGACAAGTCTGTTCTTCGGCAGAAACTGGAAGAACTCTCACAAATTCTAGATTGCTATGAGGCACTAGTTGCACAAAGTTGGGTAGACCCACAGGACGATTTAACACGTGCGGCCGCATGCCTTGGAAAACATTCGTTCTTTCAAGGAGCAGATGTTTTTATTGATGAGTTTCAAAGTTTTACAAAGCAGCAGTATGGCGTTCTGCGTTTCGTGATGCGTCAGGCACAGGAGGTAACGGTATCCCTCTGTACCGATACATTGGAGGATTCGGAACATGGTATGGGACTGTTTTCGATTGTACGTCAAACGGCTTATAGCTTCATTAGATTGGCAAATGAAGAAAATGTACCGGTAGCTTCTCCGGAAAAGCTGCCGGCAGGTATCCGGTATTATTTTGATGATTTGCGGGAATTGGAAGCATATTTCTACCGTACAGAGAATATCCAGTCGGCGGTAACAGCAAAACATGTTACTTTATATGAGGCGGCGAACCCGTATGAAGAAGCCTCTTTTGTCGCTTCGGCAATTCGGCATCTTCTGATGAAGGGACAGTGTCGGGCAAGGGACATTGCGGTTGTTGCGCGGGATATGGACAGTTACCGGGATATTTTGGATACCGCATTGGATACTTATGAAATTCCCTATTTTATGGATGAGGCTCGTGACATTACACATGAACCACTCATGCGTTTTGTTCTGGCTGCATTCGCAGCTGTGCGGACAGGCTATGACAGTGAAACGATTTTCACTTATCTAAAAACGAATCTTACAGGAATTACACCGGATGTTACAGCTGTATTGGAAAATTACTGCTTTACATGGCAGATTAGCGGGAAAACCTGGCATCAGCCGTTTACACTGAACCCGGACGGCTTTACCGGAAGTTTTACACCAGATGAACAGAAACGGCTGGAGGGCCTTGAAAAAGCACGGCGACAAATCATAAATCCGCTGGAAGCGTTTGCAAAGGTCACTTTACATACAGATGGAGTTTCTATAGCAAAGGCAGTATATCAGCTGCTGCAGGATGCTGAAGTTCCCAAACATTTGAAAGAGCTGGCAGCTGCTTTGGAACAGGCCGGTTCACCGTCTTTGGCTGATGATACACTTCGTCTTTGGGATGTGCTGATGCAGGTACTGGACCAGTGTGCACTGGTTTTAGGGGAGCAGCCTATTGCCCGCAGCCGCTTTGAAGAACTGCTGCGGATGGTGATTTCTGACAGCCAAATAAGCAGCATTCCACAGGGACTGGACCAGGTCACGGTGGGCGCAGCAGACCGAATACGTATAGAGTCACCTAAGGTTGTATTCCTTTTAGATGCAGCGAAAGAAGATTTTCCAAAAGCACCTGGTACAGCAGGAGTGTTTAGTTTTGCAGAGCGTCTGTCACTGATTGATGGAGGTCTGCCGCTGAACGATACAATGGCTGGTGTAGACGTACAGGAACGCTTTTTAGCGTATGCAGCAGTCAGCGCTCCTTCCTGTCATTTGTACCTTTCCTGGCCTACAGTAGACACCGGAGGAAATACAAAATTGCCTTCTTCGATTGTTACAGAAACGCAGCGCATTTTGAAAAATGTTTCTGTGCAAACAGCATTCACGCTTCCAACAGCTTTTTTCTCCAGCAGCCGAAAAGCGGCATTTTCTCAGTTGGCCCGCAGCTGGGGACAAAAAGCAGATGAACAGGAAGCTACTTTGCAGGCATTGTTTTCACAGGAGCAGGATGCTCCTCAGCTGGCGGCGGTTAGGCGCGCAGCAGAACATACGCCGCTGTGCTTTGCAGAACAATCCCGTGCCAAAGAACTTTTTCACGCGGATATGCGTATTTCGGCTTCTCAGGCAGAAACCTATGCGAAATGTCCGTTCCAGTACTTTTGCCAGTATGGCCTGCAGGCCAAAGAACGTCGTACGGCGGAACTAGACCCAATGGAATACGGCAGCTTAATGCATGATTTATTGGAGCGGCTATTTTCCAGCTTTTGTGCGCAAGAATTGAAAGATATGCAGGAGGAAAAGTTAAATCAGTTGATTCTTTCTTTTATTTACGACTATGTAAATGAAAAAATGGGTATACATGCAGAAAATATTCCAAGGTTTCAGCATCTTCTATTCCGTGCGGCGCAGGCAGCTTTTGTTATTGCCAGACATGTGGCGGAGGAACTTTGCCAAAGCGAGTTTGTACCATCGGATTTTGAGCTTCCCATTGGTCCGCAGGGGGTGCCGGGAATCCATTTGGCACTCCCGGATGGCGGAAGTGTAGAGCTCATTGGTAAAGTGGACCGTGTGGACACGTGGGAAGAGGAAGGCCATACTTGGATTCGCGTCATTGACTACAAAACGGGGCAGAAACGGTTTGCGCTGTCCGATGTTCTGTACGGAATCGATATGCAAATGCTTTTATACCTTGCTGCACTGTGTAAAAATGGGAAAGAGAAATATAAAAATCCGATTCCCGCTGGTGTCCTGTACATGCCCGCTTCTGTATCTGCGGTGCTGGTGGAACGTACCGAGGAGCACAAACGGGACAAGCAGCAAAAGCAACTGTGTATGAATGGCCTAATATGCAGTGATACAAAAGTTATTAAGGCGATGGAACAAGGCGCTGGCGGCAAGTACATACCCGTTAAGCAAAATAAAAATGGGGACTACCGCAAAACAGATGCAATGGTTACTGAAAAAGAGCTAAACAGCATTCTGCGGTATACCGAAAAACAACTTCAGGAAATGGGCAGACAGCTGCACAGCGGAAATGTACAGGCCATGCCTTTAGAAGATGCCTGCCAATGGTGTCCCTATACTTCTGTATGCGGGCATGAAGAAAATGGCCCGGTCCGGGAAGAAACTGTGCAGAAACAAAATGAGATTTTGCAGCAGATTCATAAAGAAGAGGGGGAAAAAGATAGATGA
- a CDS encoding stage II sporulation protein R: protein MKWKLWERAVVLGLILSFAFSCTSAVAASEGIPGRVLRLHVLANSDSASDQALKYKVRDCILRSSDVWFSGVRTRSQAEQAAEQHLAEIQKQATEELRKNGSSAPVRVSLEDTWFPTRQYQAVTFPAGTYRALRVTIGSGAGHNWWCVLFPALCLPCAEPKQTLQDVLTQPQEDLTGCPYQIKFKTVELYEQLENHLKSGK, encoded by the coding sequence ATGAAGTGGAAACTTTGGGAACGCGCTGTTGTATTGGGGCTGATACTGTCATTTGCTTTTTCCTGCACATCGGCAGTTGCGGCAAGTGAGGGGATTCCCGGACGCGTTCTGCGCCTGCATGTTTTGGCAAACAGCGATTCTGCTTCAGATCAGGCGTTGAAATATAAAGTGCGCGACTGTATTCTGCGCAGCAGCGATGTGTGGTTTTCCGGGGTACGCACCCGCAGCCAGGCAGAACAGGCGGCGGAGCAGCATTTGGCGGAAATACAAAAGCAAGCCACAGAAGAGCTTCGGAAAAATGGTTCTTCTGCACCGGTCCGCGTGAGTTTGGAAGACACATGGTTTCCAACACGTCAGTATCAGGCGGTTACGTTTCCTGCGGGAACTTATCGTGCCTTGCGTGTGACAATTGGCAGCGGTGCCGGACATAATTGGTGGTGCGTATTGTTTCCTGCCCTGTGTCTGCCCTGCGCCGAGCCAAAACAGACACTGCAGGACGTGCTGACACAGCCGCAGGAAGATTTGACTGGCTGTCCCTATCAAATTAAATTTAAAACAGTTGAGCTTTATGAGCAACTAGAAAACCATCTAAAAAGCGGAAAATAA
- a CDS encoding DUF3006 domain-containing protein, which yields MKTVSIDRFEGKYAVCEDKDGGLFGIESAELPEGAKEGTVLQIDDTEGILQIDQQETDRRRKQNARLQNDVFSR from the coding sequence ATGAAAACTGTTTCTATTGACCGTTTTGAAGGCAAGTATGCAGTCTGTGAGGATAAAGATGGAGGACTCTTTGGCATTGAATCAGCTGAACTGCCGGAAGGTGCCAAAGAGGGTACCGTGCTGCAAATAGATGATACAGAGGGTATACTGCAGATTGACCAGCAGGAAACAGATCGCCGCCGCAAACAAAATGCTCGTCTGCAAAATGATGTCTTTTCTAGATAG
- a CDS encoding FtsK/SpoIIIE family DNA translocase: MAQKKSNRSRSSGRRKPSGRTPTKAKQQRTASRTPPRQRTRSPAPPVNRRTLETEQRQCQISAVLLFALAILLACIALVPGVHIWLMLHHLVRGLFGDCAFLWPILLLYVAFTTAFERQGSFMSTKVGLSAVSIVLFSAVVTAFLQPSNVSISHGFGEKLLSLFLSCKDHGGAGLVGGLIGIPMIAGLGKTGACILLILLLFVTLMLLTGTTLARLWHGIQKPAKAVSQAVGAVHENYVESVQIKNRNRDIDIPLDNEGMPMHPVQTPQPKKSRIARPRLQDIFGSSESKEKKTFSRQVPPSAIVEKPIRDDRVHKNEPEQEQHQEQPDSGSAQAAEKFMEHVKKQVETVQQEQNHPPETRPENGEQPAAKSEPVQEQQGQDGYQRPPVSMLESSPMPDNSSIQQELSTNGQQLVQVLNSFGVSTKIVNISRGPSVTRYELQPAAGVKISKITGLADDIAMNLAASGVRIEAPIPGKAAVGIEVPNKKKSIVRMRDLVESNAFLMAKGKLTVCLGRDIAGDPQVADLSKMPHLLIAGTTGSGKSVCLNSFIISLLYKSTPKDVRFLMIDPKVVELSIYNGIPQLLVPVVTDPRKAAGALGWAVTEMLKRYKLFAKYNVRDLKSYNRLAAQHDYVAEDGTPVEYMPQIVVFIEELADLMMAAPNEVEDSICRLAQMARAAGMHLVIATQRPSVDVVTGLIKANIPSRIALAVSSQVDSRTILDTGGAEKLLGNGDMLFSPVGAQKPVRIQGAFVSDSEIESIVEFIKQSQNPGYDPQIAEEIEKNAVADKKETSSSSSSAPDVDPMLEDAVKCVVEAGQASTSLLQRRLRLGYARAGRIVDQMEEMGIIGPREGSKPRKVLITYQQWLERSATKPPEETTENG; the protein is encoded by the coding sequence TTGGCACAAAAGAAATCAAATCGTTCACGTTCTTCCGGAAGGCGAAAACCTTCTGGAAGAACGCCAACAAAGGCAAAGCAGCAGCGAACGGCAAGCCGTACACCGCCGCGTCAGCGCACACGCAGTCCGGCGCCGCCAGTTAATCGCCGTACACTGGAAACAGAACAACGTCAGTGCCAAATATCGGCGGTCCTGCTGTTTGCACTGGCAATTTTACTTGCCTGCATTGCGCTTGTTCCAGGGGTACATATTTGGTTGATGCTGCACCACCTGGTGCGGGGATTGTTTGGCGATTGCGCCTTCCTGTGGCCGATACTGCTGCTTTATGTGGCCTTTACTACGGCTTTTGAGCGACAGGGCAGTTTTATGAGCACAAAAGTTGGGCTGTCAGCAGTTTCCATTGTTTTGTTTAGCGCGGTTGTAACTGCTTTTTTACAGCCATCTAATGTTTCCATTTCACATGGATTTGGAGAAAAGCTGCTTAGCCTTTTCCTTTCCTGCAAAGACCATGGCGGAGCTGGTCTGGTCGGGGGATTGATTGGCATTCCTATGATTGCAGGGCTTGGCAAAACTGGCGCATGCATTTTACTGATACTGTTGCTCTTTGTTACGCTGATGCTGCTGACAGGGACGACACTTGCAAGATTGTGGCATGGAATTCAAAAGCCGGCAAAAGCAGTTAGTCAGGCAGTAGGAGCCGTACATGAAAATTATGTAGAATCCGTACAAATTAAAAATCGGAATCGAGATATTGACATTCCATTGGATAATGAAGGAATGCCAATGCACCCAGTACAGACGCCGCAGCCAAAAAAGAGCAGAATAGCACGGCCTCGTTTGCAGGATATCTTTGGGTCTAGCGAAAGCAAAGAAAAGAAAACTTTTTCCCGGCAGGTACCGCCTTCCGCTATTGTGGAAAAGCCAATTCGTGACGACCGTGTCCATAAGAATGAGCCAGAACAGGAACAGCATCAAGAACAGCCAGACAGTGGGTCAGCACAGGCAGCAGAAAAGTTTATGGAACATGTCAAAAAACAGGTGGAAACAGTTCAGCAAGAACAGAATCATCCGCCGGAGACTCGTCCAGAAAACGGGGAACAGCCAGCAGCAAAATCAGAGCCTGTGCAGGAGCAGCAGGGACAGGACGGCTATCAGCGACCGCCGGTTTCTATGCTGGAATCATCCCCAATGCCCGACAATTCTTCAATACAGCAGGAGCTGAGCACGAATGGACAGCAGTTGGTGCAGGTACTCAACAGCTTTGGCGTGTCTACAAAGATTGTTAATATTAGCCGTGGGCCTTCTGTTACCCGCTATGAATTGCAGCCGGCTGCAGGTGTCAAAATCAGTAAGATTACCGGTTTGGCCGATGATATTGCCATGAATTTGGCAGCGTCCGGCGTACGTATTGAGGCGCCTATTCCAGGAAAAGCAGCAGTTGGCATAGAAGTCCCAAATAAGAAAAAAAGCATCGTACGTATGCGTGACCTAGTGGAATCCAACGCATTCTTGATGGCAAAGGGCAAGCTGACTGTTTGTTTAGGACGCGATATTGCCGGAGACCCACAGGTAGCGGACCTTTCTAAAATGCCGCATTTGCTGATTGCTGGTACCACCGGTTCTGGCAAATCGGTTTGTTTGAATTCCTTTATCATCAGCCTGCTTTATAAATCTACACCAAAAGATGTTCGTTTTTTGATGATTGACCCGAAAGTGGTTGAGCTGTCCATTTATAATGGCATTCCGCAGCTTTTGGTTCCGGTTGTAACGGACCCGCGCAAAGCTGCCGGTGCCCTTGGCTGGGCTGTAACGGAAATGCTGAAACGCTACAAGCTTTTTGCAAAATACAATGTACGCGATCTGAAATCTTATAATAGACTGGCCGCCCAGCACGATTATGTGGCAGAGGACGGTACACCCGTTGAATATATGCCGCAGATTGTCGTCTTTATCGAAGAGCTGGCAGATTTAATGATGGCGGCTCCGAATGAGGTGGAAGATAGTATCTGCCGCCTAGCACAGATGGCGCGTGCTGCCGGAATGCATCTGGTTATTGCTACCCAGCGGCCTAGTGTGGATGTTGTAACTGGCTTAATCAAGGCCAATATTCCAAGCCGCATTGCGTTGGCGGTTTCGTCACAGGTGGACAGCCGGACAATACTGGACACAGGCGGAGCCGAAAAACTGCTCGGTAATGGCGACATGCTTTTTTCTCCGGTTGGTGCACAAAAGCCGGTCCGTATTCAGGGTGCCTTTGTTAGTGATAGTGAAATTGAAAGTATTGTAGAATTTATTAAGCAATCGCAGAATCCTGGATATGACCCGCAGATAGCAGAAGAGATTGAAAAGAATGCAGTGGCTGATAAAAAAGAAACATCATCATCCTCTTCTTCTGCACCAGATGTGGACCCCATGCTGGAAGATGCAGTGAAATGTGTGGTGGAAGCTGGGCAAGCCTCTACTTCTCTGCTTCAGCGCCGTCTGCGTTTAGGGTATGCGCGTGCGGGACGAATTGTTGATCAAATGGAAGAAATGGGGATTATCGGTCCACGTGAGGGAAGCAAACCGCGGAAGGTGCTTATCACTTATCAGCAGTGGCTGGAACGCAGTGCGACAAAGCCACCGGAAGAAACCACTGAAAATGGATAA
- a CDS encoding ClpP family protease: MKKDYYNQILSGGQPDFGPDEEEGDRPSDTGTIITGSGHHKIQCLTIIGQIEGHTILPSNSKTTKYEHVIPQLVEIEEDEKTEGLLMLLNTVGGDVEAGLALAELVASMKKPTVSLVLGGGHSIGVPLAVAAKHSFIVPSATMTIHPVRMSGLLIGVPQTLDYFQRMQERITRFVAANSRMSEKRFMQLAMNTKELVMDVGTVLDGEDAVAEGLIDSLGGLSDAVDYLYHMIDRNHKKAAGTKSSKPSKKAHKS; encoded by the coding sequence ATGAAAAAAGATTATTACAACCAGATTTTGTCGGGAGGGCAACCGGATTTTGGGCCTGATGAGGAAGAAGGGGATCGTCCCTCTGATACGGGGACCATTATTACCGGCTCTGGGCATCATAAAATTCAATGCCTGACGATTATTGGACAGATAGAGGGCCATACCATTCTGCCCAGCAACAGCAAAACGACTAAATATGAGCATGTTATCCCACAGCTGGTCGAAATTGAAGAGGACGAGAAGACAGAAGGACTGCTTATGCTGCTGAATACCGTCGGCGGCGATGTAGAGGCGGGCCTAGCTTTGGCAGAACTTGTTGCAAGTATGAAAAAGCCAACGGTTAGTTTGGTATTGGGCGGTGGACACAGCATTGGCGTTCCGCTTGCGGTGGCGGCGAAGCACAGCTTCATTGTGCCGAGCGCAACTATGACGATTCATCCAGTGCGGATGAGCGGCCTGTTGATTGGAGTACCACAGACTCTTGACTATTTTCAGCGGATGCAGGAGCGTATTACACGTTTTGTCGCCGCCAACAGCCGGATGTCAGAAAAACGATTTATGCAGTTGGCAATGAATACCAAAGAATTGGTCATGGATGTCGGAACTGTACTGGATGGTGAAGACGCTGTAGCAGAGGGACTGATTGATTCATTGGGCGGTTTGTCTGATGCAGTAGACTATCTGTACCATATGATTGACCGTAACCACAAAAAAGCGGCTGGAACAAAATCTTCTAAACCCTCCAAAAAAGCACATAAATCTTAA
- a CDS encoding TIGR03936 family radical SAM-associated protein, which translates to MREIRVWFSKTGSARFISHLDLMRCMTRAARRAHLPLWYTQGFNSRVYMTFALPLSLGVSGLRESMDLRLEQDMPVEEITKRMNKVLPPDIRVLDVTEPKMRPGEIEFASYQIFLPSKKPQSLSQGIQELLQRQPLLVDKKSKHGVLQMDLHPELNRTQVSATPEGVCIHAVLPAGCNFNLNPHLLVNCIETYLKITLNAQIVRTDLYNAGMQPFI; encoded by the coding sequence ATGAGAGAGATTAGAGTGTGGTTTTCTAAGACCGGTTCTGCCCGCTTTATTTCTCATTTGGATCTTATGCGCTGCATGACTCGTGCTGCCCGCCGGGCACATTTACCGCTGTGGTATACACAGGGGTTTAATTCCCGTGTCTATATGACATTTGCGCTGCCTTTAAGTCTTGGTGTTAGCGGGCTGCGGGAAAGTATGGACCTGCGTTTGGAACAGGATATGCCGGTTGAAGAAATAACGAAACGCATGAACAAAGTTTTGCCGCCGGACATTCGGGTACTGGACGTGACGGAACCGAAAATGAGGCCTGGCGAAATTGAATTTGCGTCCTATCAAATTTTTCTGCCGTCAAAAAAACCGCAGTCGCTTTCACAGGGCATCCAGGAACTGCTTCAAAGGCAGCCGCTTTTGGTTGATAAAAAATCCAAACATGGTGTTCTGCAGATGGACCTGCACCCGGAACTTAACCGTACACAGGTCAGCGCAACGCCAGAGGGTGTTTGTATTCATGCGGTCTTGCCGGCTGGCTGCAATTTTAATCTTAACCCGCATCTGCTTGTCAACTGTATTGAAACATATTTAAAAATCACTTTGAATGCACAAATTGTGCGTACAGATTTATACAATGCGGGAATGCAGCCGTTTATATAA
- a CDS encoding TIGR03960 family B12-binding radical SAM protein gives MINRETETLLSRVQKPGRYVGGELNSVVKDKQNIEVRFAFCFPDTYEVGMSHLGIKILYSQLNTRDYLWCERVFTPWLDMEEELRKANLPLYALESGDPVGDFDIIGFTLQYELCYTNVLNMLELAGVPLLSRDRKGLKNLVVAGGPCVCNAEPIADFVDLFFLGEGEGVDLEVCDLYRECKKAGATKEEFLTRAAQIQGIYVPAFYKVTYHDDGTVQAITPNHGAPARVKKRLMMDMDNSFYPDKFIVPYIDIIHDRVVEEVFRGCIRGCRFCQAGFLYRPVREKSPEVVDRQCHELCESTGYDEISLSSLSTSDYTQINPLLDRMLTWSKDEKTSISLPSLRVDGFQPQVMDKIKTVRRSGLTFAPEAGTQRLRNVINKNVTEEELMKTVNTAFSGGWSTIKLYFMLGLPTETMEDVEGIAQLAQKVVDAYYANPARHKGRGVKVTVSASAFIPKPHTPFQWEPQDTMEQMEEKQHHMLCAVKSHKINPTWHDASTSLIEAVFARGDRRLGPALLEAHRCGCKMDGWEAGFSFERWLDVFRRSGIDPAFYANRRRSFDEVLPWDHMDYGISKEFLIRECKRAYAAQTTPNCREACSHCGAAQFGGGICYERD, from the coding sequence ATGATTAATCGAGAAACTGAAACGCTGCTAAGCCGTGTGCAGAAACCCGGCCGCTATGTTGGCGGAGAACTGAACAGCGTTGTAAAAGATAAACAGAATATCGAAGTCCGGTTTGCTTTTTGCTTTCCCGACACATACGAGGTTGGAATGTCCCATTTGGGTATAAAGATTCTATATAGTCAGCTGAATACACGGGATTATTTATGGTGTGAACGTGTCTTCACGCCGTGGCTGGACATGGAAGAAGAACTGCGGAAAGCAAATTTGCCGCTGTATGCATTGGAAAGCGGTGACCCGGTAGGAGACTTTGACATCATCGGTTTCACCTTGCAGTATGAACTTTGCTATACAAATGTTTTAAATATGCTGGAGCTGGCGGGTGTACCACTCCTTTCCCGTGACCGAAAGGGACTCAAAAACCTTGTCGTGGCAGGTGGCCCCTGCGTCTGCAATGCGGAACCAATCGCCGATTTCGTTGACCTTTTCTTTTTGGGCGAAGGTGAAGGAGTTGACTTGGAAGTTTGTGATTTGTATCGGGAATGTAAAAAAGCGGGTGCTACAAAGGAAGAATTTCTGACCCGGGCAGCACAGATCCAGGGCATTTATGTACCGGCTTTTTATAAGGTAACATATCATGATGACGGTACCGTACAGGCAATTACGCCGAATCACGGCGCACCGGCGCGTGTGAAAAAGCGTCTGATGATGGACATGGACAACAGCTTTTATCCGGATAAATTTATTGTGCCTTATATCGATATTATCCATGACCGTGTTGTGGAAGAAGTTTTTCGCGGCTGTATCCGTGGATGCCGCTTTTGCCAGGCGGGATTCCTGTACCGCCCGGTTCGGGAAAAAAGTCCGGAAGTTGTGGACAGGCAGTGCCATGAGCTGTGTGAGAGTACCGGCTACGACGAGATTTCTCTTTCTTCATTGAGCACCAGTGATTATACACAAATCAATCCTCTGCTGGACCGTATGCTGACGTGGTCAAAAGACGAAAAGACCAGTATTTCTTTGCCTAGTCTGCGTGTGGATGGCTTTCAGCCGCAGGTTATGGATAAAATTAAAACTGTCCGGCGCAGCGGCCTTACCTTTGCGCCGGAGGCCGGTACGCAGCGCCTGCGCAACGTTATTAATAAAAACGTAACGGAAGAAGAACTGATGAAAACCGTCAATACCGCTTTTTCCGGCGGGTGGAGTACCATTAAGCTGTACTTTATGCTTGGTCTGCCAACGGAAACGATGGAGGATGTAGAAGGTATTGCTCAGCTGGCACAGAAAGTTGTGGATGCGTACTACGCAAATCCAGCGCGGCATAAGGGACGTGGAGTGAAGGTCACGGTCAGCGCCTCTGCTTTTATTCCCAAACCACATACGCCTTTTCAGTGGGAACCGCAGGATACCATGGAACAAATGGAAGAGAAGCAGCATCATATGCTGTGCGCAGTCAAGTCACATAAAATCAATCCGACCTGGCATGATGCTTCTACCAGTCTGATAGAAGCTGTTTTTGCACGCGGTGACCGTAGGCTGGGACCAGCACTGTTGGAGGCACATCGCTGCGGCTGCAAAATGGATGGCTGGGAAGCGGGCTTTTCCTTTGAAAGATGGCTGGATGTTTTCCGGCGGAGCGGAATTGACCCTGCCTTTTACGCCAACAGACGGCGCAGCTTTGATGAGGTTCTTCCATGGGACCATATGGACTATGGCATTAGCAAGGAATTTTTAATACGAGAGTGTAAGCGTGCATATGCCGCACAAACAACACCGAACTGTCGTGAGGCCTGCTCTCACTGCGGAGCAGCACAGTTTGGGGGAGGTATCTGCTATGAGAGAGATTAG
- a CDS encoding site-2 protease family protein: METTVPFFALMAFLLLADRTGAALCGLCAAALHEGGHLLAMHLCGRAPIKIRFTALGAEISAEGGTESYLEDAFIAAAGPLVNLLLYLLLLLCRILAPVSPAVQLFALANIVLAVFNLLPVQPLDGGQALLSLLSCHCKRETSYRIVQICSFMTLVPIGVAGFLLLFRSHWNVTLLLADIYLFILLLMKPERFGQA, translated from the coding sequence GTGGAAACAACAGTGCCTTTTTTTGCATTGATGGCATTCCTTCTACTGGCAGATAGGACCGGTGCGGCACTGTGCGGACTATGTGCGGCAGCACTACATGAGGGCGGACACCTCCTGGCCATGCACTTGTGCGGGCGGGCACCGATAAAAATCCGTTTCACAGCCCTTGGTGCAGAAATTTCCGCGGAGGGTGGGACGGAGTCTTATTTAGAGGACGCTTTTATTGCGGCTGCCGGTCCACTGGTGAATCTATTGCTGTATTTGCTCCTTTTATTATGCCGAATTTTGGCACCGGTCAGCCCGGCTGTGCAGCTTTTTGCTTTAGCAAATATCGTACTGGCAGTTTTCAATTTACTCCCTGTTCAGCCACTGGATGGGGGACAGGCACTTTTAAGTTTGCTGAGCTGTCATTGTAAAAGAGAGACTTCATATAGGATTGTGCAGATATGCTCTTTTATGACATTGGTACCGATTGGGGTAGCCGGTTTTCTGCTCTTGTTTCGCTCCCACTGGAATGTCACACTGCTGCTGGCAGACATTTATCTTTTTATTCTGCTGCTAATGAAGCCAGAAAGGTTTGGGCAGGCTTGA